From a region of the Neobacillus niacini genome:
- the upp gene encoding uracil phosphoribosyltransferase, with protein MAKVYVFDHPLIQHKLTYIRDKNTGTKEFRELVDEVATLMAFEITRDMSLEDIEIETPVCSAKSKVLSGKKIGIVPILRAGIGMVDGILKLIPAAKVGHVGLYRDPETLMPVEYYIKLPSDVEEREFIVVDPMLATGGSANVAIESLKKRGAKNIKFMCLIAAPEGVEAVKAAHPDVDIYIAALDEKLNDHGYIVPGLGDAGDRLFGTK; from the coding sequence GTGGCAAAGGTATACGTCTTCGACCATCCACTTATTCAGCATAAACTTACATACATTCGTGATAAAAATACAGGAACAAAAGAGTTCCGTGAATTGGTAGACGAAGTTGCAACACTCATGGCATTTGAAATCACAAGAGATATGTCACTTGAAGATATCGAGATTGAAACGCCAGTATGTTCGGCAAAATCAAAGGTATTATCAGGAAAGAAAATTGGGATTGTACCGATTTTGCGTGCAGGAATCGGTATGGTTGATGGTATCTTGAAGTTAATTCCAGCTGCGAAAGTAGGACATGTCGGATTATACCGCGATCCAGAAACATTAATGCCTGTTGAATACTACATCAAGCTCCCAAGTGATGTGGAAGAGCGTGAATTCATCGTCGTTGACCCAATGCTCGCAACAGGGGGGTCAGCAAATGTGGCGATCGAAAGCTTGAAAAAGCGCGGCGCCAAAAATATCAAATTTATGTGTTTGATTGCGGCACCAGAGGGTGTAGAAGCTGTTAAGGCAGCACATCCTGATGTAGATATCTATATTGCTGCGTTAGATGAGAAGTTGAATGATCATGGTTACATTGTACCTGGATTAGGTGACGCTGGGGATCGGTTGTTTGGGACGAAATAA
- a CDS encoding nuclease-related domain-containing protein, with translation MIKLELIVPVQAEQCIALLKRMPKGHPVRPMVEKDLRIWLKGYYGELNVGYHLSFLPEEEYFIFHGLRLKDKKSFQMDLLLVSAKFALIIEVKNISGKLKFKKGSDLMTRELNNLEEGMDNPIQQVKRHHLQFNNWLKDHQFKGIPVERLVVISKTSTIIETTQDNLHIFQKLIYAESLIDKIRELETKYTKPRITKKVLTQLSDTLLKEHDLIIPDVLEKYNLSPSDIKPGVQCTSCNSFKMKYISASWRCDICHFTSKKAHLAAIKDYFLILNTTITRKQLAEFLEIAPTKARYILLSLNLPSTGTKRSTKYSLPKNCILSPLNENDMKKGEFFT, from the coding sequence GTGATCAAATTAGAACTAATCGTTCCGGTTCAGGCGGAACAATGTATAGCTTTGTTGAAAAGGATGCCAAAAGGGCACCCAGTAAGACCAATGGTAGAAAAAGATTTACGAATTTGGCTGAAAGGGTATTATGGAGAACTGAATGTGGGTTACCATCTATCATTTTTACCAGAAGAGGAATATTTCATATTTCATGGATTGCGATTGAAGGACAAAAAGTCATTTCAAATGGATTTACTGCTGGTATCAGCCAAATTTGCTTTAATTATTGAAGTGAAGAATATATCAGGTAAATTAAAGTTTAAAAAGGGATCGGACCTGATGACTAGAGAATTAAATAACCTGGAAGAAGGTATGGATAACCCGATTCAGCAGGTCAAACGGCACCATCTCCAATTCAATAATTGGCTAAAGGATCATCAATTTAAGGGAATACCGGTGGAGCGCCTAGTGGTTATTAGTAAAACGTCGACGATTATAGAAACTACCCAGGACAACTTACATATCTTTCAAAAGTTGATTTATGCTGAATCATTGATTGATAAAATAAGGGAGTTGGAAACAAAATATACGAAGCCTCGAATAACCAAAAAAGTTCTAACCCAACTATCTGATACCCTCCTGAAAGAACACGATCTCATCATTCCTGATGTCCTCGAAAAATATAATCTTTCCCCATCTGACATAAAGCCAGGAGTTCAATGTACCAGTTGTAACTCATTTAAAATGAAGTACATATCAGCCAGTTGGCGGTGCGACATATGTCATTTCACTTCCAAGAAGGCACATCTAGCAGCGATTAAGGATTATTTCCTAATTTTAAATACAACGATCACTAGGAAACAGCTTGCTGAATTTCTCGAAATTGCTCCGACTAAAGCTAGGTACATTCTGCTCTCCCTAAACCTCCCATCCACCGGCACAAAACGTAGCACCAAATACTCTCTACCAAAAAACTGCATACTTTCCCCGTTAAATGAAAACGATATGAAAAAAGGGGAATTTTTCACATGA
- a CDS encoding S8 family serine peptidase, whose product MKKWTLLLVLVFSLQTTTSARSLDTPPIPKERIAIVVLDNPQSPQDIQLLIKPYKDIHLRHVFQEAIYGFSVEGNPESIEKLAQQNSKQIISVSPVNEYKAQGEEGVKIIGGEEIRGLFDKQNRRLTGKGVTVGVIDTGVDYTHPDLKRNFAGGRDLVDNDSDPMETKTLGRATVHGTHVAGIIAANGKLKGVAPDAKILAYRALGPGGGGTTENVLAAIEQAIKDKVDIMNLSLGNDINGPDLPISLALNRAVDRGIVAIAASGNSGPNVWTVGSPGTASKAISVGASTPTIEVPYLLIEGMREKLRIQPLEGSANWDLDRSYPIVDGGIGTAADLKEVTGKIVLIKRGKITFSEKAKNAREAGAKAVIIYNNLSGGFMGNLEEQIDIPVGSITKKDGELLKSKPNTLATIAISEEKDLLADFSSRGPVTDTWEVKPDIVAPGVAINSTIPGGYLSLQGTSMAAPHVAGACALIKQAHPEWTPDQIKAALMNTAKPLEKNGKLYRTYEQGAGRIQVNEAVKATSLVSPSSLRFGKFESEGDNHKTFLHVENLGGKPVRYTFDIPKQADGLKWSFPLAFTLQPGEARDVKLELEVNPAELKGKIHDGYLTIHAGANPIQIPYIYVLEEPNYPRVMGFDFKDGDRQGTYRYEVYLPGGAEEFGIALFNPDDFRFVGFLDTNQNVKKGLMSKEITEENLPPDGVYLAKVFAKKAGKEDFIETMLVIGEAVR is encoded by the coding sequence ATGAAAAAATGGACACTTTTATTGGTACTTGTTTTCTCCCTCCAAACAACGACTTCGGCCCGTTCACTTGATACACCTCCGATTCCAAAAGAACGGATTGCGATTGTGGTTCTTGATAACCCGCAATCCCCTCAGGATATCCAACTGCTCATTAAACCATATAAGGACATTCATCTTCGGCATGTGTTTCAAGAAGCGATTTATGGTTTTTCTGTTGAAGGGAACCCTGAATCGATCGAGAAACTGGCGCAACAAAACAGCAAGCAAATCATAAGCGTTTCCCCTGTGAACGAGTATAAAGCACAGGGTGAGGAAGGGGTTAAGATTATCGGCGGCGAAGAGATTCGCGGTCTCTTTGATAAACAAAATCGGCGCTTGACGGGTAAAGGTGTAACCGTGGGGGTTATTGATACAGGTGTGGATTACACCCATCCTGACCTTAAAAGAAATTTTGCCGGCGGGCGTGATCTCGTCGATAATGATTCGGATCCTATGGAAACGAAAACCTTAGGAAGAGCGACAGTCCATGGCACCCACGTTGCTGGAATTATTGCGGCGAATGGAAAATTAAAAGGAGTGGCACCCGACGCGAAAATTTTGGCTTACCGTGCACTTGGGCCTGGCGGCGGGGGCACAACCGAGAATGTTCTGGCTGCCATCGAGCAGGCGATTAAGGATAAAGTCGATATTATGAACCTTTCGCTTGGAAATGATATCAACGGTCCCGATCTGCCAATCAGCCTTGCCCTCAACCGAGCTGTCGATAGAGGAATCGTTGCGATTGCCGCATCGGGGAATTCTGGGCCAAATGTTTGGACAGTGGGATCTCCAGGAACCGCCTCGAAGGCGATATCGGTTGGAGCTTCCACCCCCACGATCGAGGTCCCTTATCTATTAATAGAAGGAATGCGGGAAAAATTACGAATTCAACCGCTGGAAGGGTCCGCAAATTGGGACCTTGACCGCTCTTATCCAATCGTAGATGGCGGTATTGGTACAGCAGCAGATTTAAAAGAAGTTACGGGAAAAATTGTTCTCATTAAAAGAGGAAAAATAACGTTTTCTGAGAAGGCGAAAAATGCTCGTGAGGCTGGAGCTAAGGCAGTGATTATCTATAATAATCTAAGCGGCGGCTTTATGGGCAATCTCGAGGAGCAGATTGATATCCCGGTCGGTTCAATTACGAAAAAGGATGGGGAGCTTTTAAAAAGCAAACCGAACACCTTGGCAACTATCGCTATCTCAGAGGAAAAGGACCTCCTTGCAGATTTTAGTTCGCGGGGACCGGTCACGGACACGTGGGAGGTAAAGCCTGATATTGTGGCGCCTGGTGTTGCGATTAACTCAACCATTCCTGGCGGCTATCTTTCACTGCAGGGCACGAGCATGGCGGCACCACATGTGGCGGGTGCATGTGCACTAATTAAACAGGCACACCCAGAGTGGACACCGGATCAAATTAAGGCGGCGTTAATGAATACAGCTAAACCGTTAGAGAAAAACGGAAAACTATATCGGACGTACGAGCAGGGGGCAGGGAGAATTCAGGTGAATGAAGCAGTGAAAGCGACTTCCCTTGTCAGCCCAAGTTCACTTCGATTTGGAAAGTTTGAAAGTGAAGGGGACAATCACAAGACCTTTTTACATGTAGAAAACCTAGGTGGTAAACCTGTACGTTATACGTTCGACATTCCGAAGCAGGCAGATGGTTTGAAATGGAGTTTCCCGTTGGCGTTTACACTGCAGCCTGGAGAGGCGCGGGATGTAAAGCTGGAATTAGAAGTAAATCCAGCTGAGCTGAAGGGGAAAATTCATGATGGTTATCTAACCATCCATGCCGGGGCAAATCCGATTCAAATTCCTTATATCTATGTTCTTGAAGAACCGAACTATCCGAGAGTAATGGGCTTTGACTTTAAGGACGGGGATCGGCAGGGAACTTATCGGTATGAAGTGTACCTGCCAGGTGGCGCGGAGGAGTTTGGTATTGCTCTTTTCAATCCAGATGATTTCCGATTTGTCGGCTTCTTAGATACCAATCAGAATGTTAAGAAAGGATTAATGAGCAAGGAAATAACAGAAGAAAATCTCCCGCCTGATGGCGTTTATCTTGCAAAGGTGTTCGCCAAAAAGGCTGGAAAGGAAGACTTTATTGAAACGATGCTCGTAATCGGAGAAGCCGTTCGATAA
- a CDS encoding AtpZ/AtpI family protein codes for MRNENRNPLKAYALMSAILASLVGSILIGIFAGRWLDKVWGTEPIFLIIGLFIGLAAGIYSMLFSIRKFYSGD; via the coding sequence ATGCGTAATGAAAACCGCAATCCGCTCAAGGCGTATGCCCTAATGTCCGCCATCCTAGCTTCCCTTGTTGGTTCCATTTTGATTGGGATTTTTGCAGGCAGATGGCTGGATAAAGTGTGGGGTACCGAACCAATTTTCTTAATAATTGGACTGTTTATAGGTTTAGCGGCTGGGATTTACTCTATGCTCTTTTCAATCCGCAAGTTCTATTCAGGAGATTAA
- a CDS encoding ATP synthase subunit I, whose amino-acid sequence MPEFQTMFTRQRKWMFFLLSFYVLGWGFTSQQSIFLGLILGTSLSLFNLWLMARKIDKFGQAAAEGRTVRSLGSFSRMATGALAIVITMRYPEQFHLISVVIGLMTSYIVIMIDFFTHNLFSDK is encoded by the coding sequence ATGCCAGAATTTCAAACAATGTTTACCCGACAGCGAAAGTGGATGTTTTTTTTATTGTCTTTTTATGTGCTTGGCTGGGGGTTCACTTCGCAGCAATCAATCTTTCTTGGATTGATTCTTGGGACAAGTTTGAGCCTTTTTAATTTGTGGTTGATGGCTCGAAAAATCGACAAATTTGGACAAGCGGCTGCTGAAGGGAGAACGGTTCGTTCACTTGGATCTTTTTCACGAATGGCAACCGGTGCACTGGCGATTGTCATCACAATGAGGTATCCTGAACAGTTTCACCTCATTAGTGTGGTTATAGGATTAATGACATCCTACATTGTCATTATGATAGATTTTTTTACGCACAATTTATTTTCAGATAAATAG
- the atpB gene encoding F0F1 ATP synthase subunit A, with product MHHEAPIVTFLGLQFNLANILMITIASAIVFLLAVLSTRRLAMKPTGMQNFMEWVMDFVKNIINSTMDWKDGGRFHILGITIIMYIFVANMLGLPFSIVVDGVLWWKSPTADPAVTLTLATLIVGLSHYYGVKMKGAGAYGREFFKPFWFMFPIKIIEEFANTLTLGLRLYGNIYAGEILLSLLAAGLATGVGGTIAAALPMLVWQGFSVFVGAIQSFIFCMLTMVYLAHKVSSDH from the coding sequence TTGCATCACGAAGCTCCAATAGTTACGTTTCTTGGGCTCCAATTTAATTTGGCAAACATTTTGATGATTACCATAGCTAGTGCAATTGTCTTTTTGTTAGCCGTCCTATCCACTCGTAGACTGGCCATGAAACCAACCGGAATGCAAAACTTCATGGAATGGGTTATGGATTTTGTTAAAAACATTATTAACAGTACGATGGATTGGAAAGATGGCGGACGATTCCATATTCTCGGAATTACCATCATCATGTATATCTTTGTAGCAAATATGCTGGGACTACCATTCTCAATTGTAGTTGACGGAGTTCTTTGGTGGAAATCTCCAACAGCAGATCCTGCTGTAACCTTGACCTTAGCCACATTGATAGTAGGATTATCTCACTACTATGGTGTCAAGATGAAAGGTGCAGGAGCATATGGAAGGGAATTCTTTAAACCATTCTGGTTTATGTTCCCGATTAAAATTATTGAAGAGTTTGCAAATACTTTGACTCTCGGTCTCCGTCTTTACGGAAACATCTATGCGGGGGAAATTTTATTAAGCTTACTCGCAGCTGGTTTAGCAACCGGTGTGGGCGGAACAATTGCCGCTGCACTGCCAATGCTAGTATGGCAAGGCTTCTCAGTCTTTGTCGGTGCCATCCAATCTTTTATTTTCTGTATGTTAACAATGGTGTACTTAGCTCACAAAGTGAGCAGCGACCATTAG
- the atpE gene encoding F0F1 ATP synthase subunit C, whose protein sequence is MGLLAAAIAIGLAALGAGIGNGLIVSKTVEGIARQPEARGMLQTTMFIGVALVEAIPIIAVVIAFMVQGQ, encoded by the coding sequence ATGGGTCTTTTAGCAGCAGCAATCGCAATTGGTTTAGCAGCACTAGGTGCTGGTATCGGTAACGGTCTTATCGTATCAAAAACTGTAGAAGGTATCGCTCGTCAACCAGAAGCTCGCGGTATGCTTCAAACTACAATGTTCATCGGGGTTGCGTTAGTTGAGGCGATTCCTATCATCGCGGTTGTTATCGCGTTCATGGTTCAAGGTCAATAA
- a CDS encoding F0F1 ATP synthase subunit B — MLTNSFVLGSAEAAAHSGVNWGDIIFQLVMFIILMVLLKIFAWGPLMGIMKQREEHVAGEISAAEQSRVEAKKLLEEQRSLLKEARSEAQVLIENAKKQGDIQREEIIAVARTEADRIKESAKLEIEQQKEKAVAAIREQVASLSVLIASKVIEKELNAADQDKLINEYIQEAGEKR, encoded by the coding sequence GTGTTAACAAATAGTTTTGTATTAGGTTCTGCTGAAGCAGCAGCACATTCTGGTGTAAACTGGGGAGATATTATTTTCCAACTTGTTATGTTTATCATCTTAATGGTATTGCTGAAAATATTTGCTTGGGGTCCTTTAATGGGCATCATGAAACAGCGTGAAGAGCATGTTGCTGGAGAAATTTCAGCAGCAGAACAAAGTCGCGTTGAAGCAAAGAAACTATTAGAAGAGCAGCGTTCTCTTTTAAAAGAAGCTCGCTCAGAAGCACAAGTTTTAATTGAAAATGCGAAAAAACAGGGCGACATTCAGCGTGAAGAAATCATTGCTGTAGCTCGTACTGAAGCAGATCGCATAAAAGAGTCTGCGAAGCTTGAAATTGAGCAGCAGAAAGAAAAAGCGGTTGCCGCTATTCGTGAACAAGTTGCTTCCTTGTCTGTCTTAATTGCTTCTAAAGTGATAGAAAAAGAATTGAATGCAGCAGACCAAGATAAACTGATTAACGAATATATTCAAGAGGCAGGAGAAAAGCGATGA
- a CDS encoding F0F1 ATP synthase subunit delta yields MSNSMVAKRYALALFQIAKEQQLLEVIEEELRVVKEVMVYNADLKAVLNSSKLTLDKKKEILKAAFSTVNPYVLNTLLILIDRHREDEIIEVANQFFELVNDEKGVAEAEVYSTRELTEAEREAISATFAAKIGKKSLRIENIVDSELLGGVKLRIGNRIYDGSLRGKLDRLERKLLS; encoded by the coding sequence ATGAGCAACTCCATGGTAGCAAAACGCTACGCGTTGGCTCTTTTTCAAATCGCAAAAGAACAACAGCTTCTTGAAGTAATAGAAGAAGAACTTCGTGTAGTAAAGGAAGTTATGGTATACAATGCTGATTTAAAGGCAGTATTAAACTCTTCAAAACTTACACTTGATAAGAAAAAAGAGATACTAAAAGCAGCCTTTTCAACTGTAAATCCATATGTACTGAATACACTATTGATCTTGATTGATCGCCACCGCGAAGACGAGATCATTGAAGTAGCTAACCAATTCTTTGAATTAGTAAATGATGAAAAGGGAGTTGCTGAAGCTGAAGTTTACAGCACACGTGAGCTTACAGAAGCAGAACGTGAAGCAATCTCTGCAACGTTTGCAGCAAAGATTGGCAAGAAATCACTAAGAATTGAAAATATCGTGGATTCCGAACTGCTTGGCGGCGTTAAGCTCCGTATCGGAAACCGTATATACGACGGCTCTTTGCGCGGAAAGCTAGACCGTTTAGAACGTAAATTGTTAAGCTAA